A portion of the Stigmatella aurantiaca DW4/3-1 genome contains these proteins:
- a CDS encoding TolC family protein, translated as MGTDRRLAGLVLLLGLGAPGCVSPSMQSDLARVRELTHMPLPPQLAVARDEGTGFPEEVRQWLQQPLTAEAAVRIALLNNRELRASLRDLGVARGQLLQAGVLPNPAVEVELRQQEDPGLPFEPQAEVRVEYGLTQAVLSVARARAAQRELEAARYRTAAFVVELGYTVRAAYYAFQAAQQRVAIATQALDAFAAARDASQALFEAGNIPELDAATQDAAYESARATVAQLELEVLERREQLQRLLGLHGEATAWTVTETLPRMAEQEPALENLERKALTASLELAETQHRLEGAAQRAGLTSVEGWLPDVSVGVIAERKSPVAPAHGEWEWGGVIHFTVPLFDRRQGTRSASEAEFDALMERYQGMAIDVRSAAREARNRVLSTYLRARQYQQVLLPARQRVMRQTMLQYNAMQIGVFQVLQVRREQLDTELAYVDLLREYWTAHAALEALLAGRRTGAPLGPGSGASLAGGTEAGGH; from the coding sequence ATGGGAACTGACAGGCGCCTTGCCGGGCTGGTGCTGCTCCTGGGGCTGGGGGCGCCGGGGTGCGTGTCCCCCTCCATGCAGTCGGACCTCGCACGGGTTCGCGAGCTCACGCACATGCCGCTGCCCCCGCAGTTGGCCGTGGCGAGGGACGAGGGCACGGGCTTCCCCGAGGAGGTGCGGCAGTGGCTCCAGCAGCCGCTGACGGCGGAGGCGGCGGTGCGCATCGCGCTTCTCAACAACCGTGAGCTTCGCGCCTCGCTGAGGGACCTCGGGGTGGCGCGCGGCCAGCTCCTCCAGGCGGGCGTCCTGCCCAATCCCGCGGTCGAGGTCGAGCTGCGGCAGCAGGAGGATCCGGGTTTGCCGTTCGAGCCCCAGGCCGAGGTCCGCGTCGAGTACGGCCTCACGCAGGCCGTGCTCTCGGTGGCGCGCGCGCGGGCCGCCCAGCGTGAGCTCGAGGCGGCCCGGTACCGGACGGCCGCCTTCGTCGTGGAGCTGGGCTACACCGTGCGCGCGGCCTACTACGCCTTCCAGGCGGCCCAGCAGCGCGTGGCGATCGCCACCCAGGCCCTGGATGCCTTTGCCGCCGCCCGGGATGCCAGCCAGGCCCTCTTCGAGGCGGGCAACATCCCCGAACTCGATGCCGCGACCCAGGACGCCGCGTACGAGTCGGCCCGGGCCACGGTGGCGCAGCTGGAGCTGGAGGTCCTCGAGCGCCGCGAACAGCTTCAGCGGCTCCTGGGACTGCATGGGGAGGCCACCGCGTGGACGGTGACGGAGACGCTGCCGCGAATGGCTGAGCAGGAACCAGCGCTCGAGAACCTCGAGCGCAAGGCCCTCACGGCCAGCCTGGAGCTGGCGGAAACCCAGCACCGCCTCGAAGGGGCGGCCCAGCGGGCTGGGCTGACGAGCGTGGAAGGGTGGCTGCCGGACGTCTCCGTGGGGGTGATCGCCGAGCGGAAGAGCCCCGTGGCCCCCGCGCACGGCGAGTGGGAATGGGGAGGCGTCATCCACTTCACGGTGCCGCTCTTCGATCGGCGCCAGGGGACACGCTCCGCGTCCGAGGCGGAGTTCGATGCGCTGATGGAGCGTTACCAGGGGATGGCCATCGATGTCCGCTCCGCCGCGCGGGAGGCGCGCAACCGCGTGCTGTCCACGTACCTGAGGGCCCGGCAGTACCAGCAGGTGCTCTTGCCGGCCCGCCAGCGGGTCATGCGGCAGACGATGCTTCAATACAACGCCATGCAGATCGGCGTCTTCCAGGTGCTCCAGGTCCGCCGGGAGCAGCTCGACACGGAGCTGGCCTATGTGGACCTGCTCCGGGAGTACTGGACGGCGCACGCCGCGCTGGAGGCCTTGCTCGCGGGCCGGCGCACGGGGGCACCCCTGGGGCCTGGGAGTGGCGCTTCCCTGGCGGGCGGGACCGAGGCGGGAGGTCATTAG
- a CDS encoding cytochrome P450, which yields MPLSQTFHPFAPPLRDNPHPIFEEARKEEPVFFSEILKCWVVTRYEDVYAVLQDSRRFSSAGNLAVHKESLCPAAKSLLIENQYTDPPLVNEDAPVHTRRRPVYKKLFSQEAIRSLEPRIRDITKELVDGFAHQGHADIVSQLAYPLPMRVVLSWMDIPQEMMETIKRWGDAWVLLLFAELTPEHQMECAHMVVKLQRYIADLLAERLDQKRTDAMTQLATQLLTLEKLSIEELAGMVSGTVVAGNATLTSMVGLTTRVFLQQPNLWQRLREQPERISQAIDEALRLESPFWGLRRVTTEPVEVGGVKLPAGARVLVAFISANRDVERFPQSEVFDLDRPNASQHMSFGKGVHVCVGSGLAKQEVQAAMEVLLQRLPDARLVPGQELTFVPGLLRQHERLLVEWSPQRV from the coding sequence ATGCCCCTCTCCCAGACCTTTCACCCCTTCGCGCCCCCCCTCCGGGACAATCCCCACCCCATCTTCGAGGAGGCCCGGAAGGAAGAGCCGGTCTTCTTCAGTGAAATCCTGAAGTGCTGGGTGGTGACGCGCTACGAGGACGTCTACGCCGTCCTCCAGGACTCGCGGCGCTTCTCCTCGGCGGGCAACCTGGCCGTCCACAAGGAATCCCTCTGTCCGGCCGCCAAGAGCCTGCTCATCGAGAACCAGTACACCGACCCGCCGCTGGTGAACGAGGACGCCCCCGTCCACACGCGCCGGCGCCCCGTCTACAAGAAGCTCTTCTCCCAGGAGGCCATCCGCTCCCTGGAGCCCCGCATCCGCGACATCACGAAGGAGCTCGTGGACGGCTTTGCCCACCAGGGGCACGCCGACATCGTCTCCCAGCTGGCCTACCCCCTGCCCATGCGCGTCGTCCTGTCGTGGATGGACATCCCGCAGGAGATGATGGAGACCATCAAGCGCTGGGGGGATGCGTGGGTGCTGCTGCTGTTCGCGGAGCTGACGCCCGAGCATCAGATGGAATGCGCGCACATGGTGGTGAAGCTCCAGCGCTACATCGCCGATCTGCTGGCCGAGCGGCTGGATCAGAAGCGGACCGACGCAATGACCCAGTTGGCCACCCAGCTGCTCACCCTGGAGAAGCTCTCCATCGAGGAGCTGGCGGGGATGGTGTCCGGCACGGTGGTGGCCGGCAACGCGACGCTCACCAGCATGGTGGGCCTGACCACCCGGGTGTTCCTGCAACAGCCCAACCTCTGGCAGCGGCTGCGCGAGCAGCCCGAGCGCATCTCCCAGGCCATCGATGAGGCGCTCCGGCTGGAGTCCCCGTTCTGGGGCCTGCGCCGCGTGACGACCGAGCCCGTGGAGGTGGGCGGGGTGAAGCTGCCCGCGGGTGCGCGCGTGCTGGTGGCGTTCATCTCCGCCAACCGGGACGTGGAGCGCTTCCCCCAGTCCGAGGTGTTCGACCTGGACCGGCCCAACGCCTCGCAGCACATGTCCTTTGGCAAGGGCGTCCACGTGTGCGTGGGCTCGGGCTTGGCCAAGCAGGAGGTCCAAGCGGCGATGGAGGTGCTCCTGCAACGGCTGCCCGATGCCCGGCTGGTGCCAGGCCAGGAGCTGACCTTCGTCCCGGGCCTGCTGCGCCAGCACGAGCGGCTGCTCGTGGAGTGGAGCCCCCAGCGCGTCTGA
- a CDS encoding SRPBCC family protein, with protein MRVSHSVLIHRPVEQVFAYVTDLRNEVRWQPEIKEVRITSPGPLGKGSTFIEVRRTFGRNLVWHFEIEDYEAPFRLCIRSTSGTMPYTGCRLFEAVPEGTRVTESGELTTPLMVRWMDGLFARLSQRPLTAAYGNLKALLEQDS; from the coding sequence GTGCGAGTCTCTCATAGCGTCCTCATCCACCGGCCCGTGGAACAAGTCTTCGCGTACGTGACGGACTTGCGCAACGAGGTGCGCTGGCAACCTGAAATCAAAGAAGTCCGCATCACCTCCCCGGGCCCGCTGGGCAAGGGCTCGACGTTCATCGAGGTGCGCCGGACCTTCGGCCGCAACCTGGTGTGGCACTTCGAGATCGAGGACTACGAGGCCCCCTTCCGCCTGTGCATCCGCAGCACCTCGGGGACGATGCCGTACACCGGGTGCCGGCTCTTCGAGGCCGTGCCGGAGGGAACGCGCGTCACCGAGTCCGGAGAGCTGACGACCCCGCTCATGGTGCGGTGGATGGACGGGCTGTTCGCGCGCCTGTCCCAGCGGCCCCTCACGGCCGCGTACGGCAACCTCAAGGCCCTGCTGGAACAAGACTCCTGA
- a CDS encoding peroxiredoxin, with protein sequence MLLPLLMTGFFAAATPQAGDTAPDFTVTDTDGKKYTLSEQVKEGPVIVAFFPKAFTPGCTNELTAYRDRYADIEKLKGQVLAVSMDDAETLKKFKDSLKAPFAFIPDPDGAVVKQFDVKTPVMSYAQRYTFVVGEGRKILKVESGKDAIDPSSAIAACPLRKQDAKPDTKAKPH encoded by the coding sequence ATGCTCCTTCCCCTGCTGATGACAGGTTTCTTCGCGGCGGCGACGCCCCAAGCCGGTGACACCGCTCCGGACTTCACGGTCACGGACACCGATGGCAAGAAGTACACGCTCTCGGAGCAGGTGAAGGAGGGCCCGGTCATCGTGGCCTTCTTCCCCAAGGCGTTCACCCCTGGGTGCACCAACGAGCTCACGGCGTACCGGGACCGGTACGCGGACATCGAGAAGCTCAAGGGCCAGGTGCTGGCCGTCTCCATGGACGACGCGGAGACGCTGAAGAAGTTCAAGGACTCCCTGAAGGCGCCCTTTGCCTTCATCCCCGACCCGGACGGGGCGGTGGTGAAGCAGTTCGATGTGAAGACGCCGGTGATGTCCTACGCGCAGCGCTACACGTTCGTCGTGGGCGAGGGCCGCAAAATCCTCAAGGTGGAGTCTGGCAAGGACGCCATTGATCCGTCCTCGGCCATCGCGGCCTGCCCGCTGCGCAAGCAGGACGCGAAGCCGGACACGAAGGCCAAGCCTCACTGA
- a CDS encoding cupredoxin domain-containing protein, with amino-acid sequence MTPLRSFVLASTLALASASALLMPGGALAQEASPQTESPAVREIEVVVDRGYKPVRIEVDEGERVRLKFVRREYTPCTREVLLPSLNIRQELPPNKPVIVELPPLKAGDVEFQCGMKMVRGTLVVTPRKG; translated from the coding sequence ATGACCCCGCTCCGCTCCTTCGTCCTGGCCTCCACCCTCGCCCTGGCCTCCGCCAGCGCCCTGCTGATGCCGGGCGGGGCCTTGGCCCAGGAGGCTTCCCCCCAGACAGAGTCCCCGGCGGTGCGGGAAATCGAAGTCGTCGTCGACCGGGGCTACAAGCCGGTCCGCATCGAGGTCGACGAGGGCGAGCGGGTCCGGCTCAAGTTCGTCCGGCGCGAGTACACGCCCTGCACCCGCGAGGTGCTCCTCCCCTCGCTGAACATCCGCCAGGAGCTGCCCCCCAACAAGCCCGTCATCGTCGAGCTGCCCCCCCTCAAGGCGGGGGACGTGGAGTTCCAGTGCGGCATGAAGATGGTTCGGGGCACCCTGGTCGTGACGCCCCGGAAGGGCTAG
- a CDS encoding copper oxidase: MDRRSFLKWSGLATGAAMVEPGHASERPPPARVVAPGGQVAVITPNGVTLPMKTSGKVKVGHLIAGEFEHEFAPGMRALVWGYNGRTPGPTIEVTEGDRVRLYVTNRLPEPTTIHWHGIIVPNGMDGVAGLNQRPIPPGETYVYEFTLRHPGTFMYHPHFDEMTQMALGMMGMFIVHPKVPVGPRVDRDFALMTHEWRLDVGARRPDPNEMTDFNVLTFNSKSFPATEPLLVGKGERVRIRLGNLSAMDHHPIHLHGLSFKLTATDGGYVPPSAQIPETTVLVPVACTRVIEFIPDEPGDWAMHCHMTHHTMTQMGHGTPNMVGADTRKLDHRMSRVMPDFMTMGTQGMGGMGEMEMTMPPNSLPMRGGPGPFSYIDMGGMFTILKVRDNPDRADPHGWYVHPAGTVAGPANPQQMTADGIDLSDGKPER, encoded by the coding sequence ATGGATCGCCGTTCATTTCTGAAGTGGAGCGGTCTCGCCACGGGCGCGGCCATGGTGGAGCCGGGCCACGCCTCGGAGCGTCCTCCCCCGGCCCGGGTGGTGGCGCCCGGGGGGCAGGTCGCCGTCATCACGCCCAACGGCGTGACCCTCCCGATGAAGACGTCGGGCAAGGTGAAGGTGGGCCACCTGATCGCCGGGGAGTTCGAGCACGAGTTCGCCCCCGGCATGCGGGCGCTCGTCTGGGGCTACAACGGCCGGACGCCGGGGCCCACCATCGAGGTGACGGAAGGGGACCGGGTCCGGCTCTACGTGACCAACCGCCTGCCGGAGCCCACCACGATCCACTGGCACGGCATCATCGTGCCCAACGGCATGGATGGGGTGGCCGGGCTGAACCAACGGCCCATTCCCCCGGGGGAGACCTACGTCTACGAGTTCACCCTGCGCCACCCGGGCACCTTCATGTACCACCCGCACTTCGACGAGATGACGCAGATGGCGCTGGGCATGATGGGGATGTTCATCGTGCACCCGAAGGTGCCGGTGGGCCCGCGCGTCGACCGGGACTTCGCCCTGATGACCCACGAGTGGCGGCTCGATGTGGGGGCCCGGCGGCCCGACCCGAACGAGATGACGGACTTCAACGTCCTCACGTTCAACAGCAAGTCCTTCCCCGCCACCGAGCCCCTGCTGGTCGGCAAGGGGGAGCGCGTGCGGATCCGCCTGGGCAACCTGAGCGCCATGGACCACCACCCCATCCACCTGCACGGGCTGTCCTTCAAGCTCACGGCCACGGATGGGGGCTACGTGCCGCCGTCCGCGCAGATCCCCGAGACCACGGTGCTCGTGCCGGTCGCCTGCACCCGGGTGATTGAGTTCATCCCGGACGAGCCGGGGGACTGGGCCATGCACTGCCACATGACGCACCACACAATGACGCAGATGGGGCACGGCACCCCGAACATGGTCGGCGCGGACACCCGCAAGCTGGACCACCGGATGAGCCGGGTGATGCCCGACTTCATGACCATGGGCACCCAGGGCATGGGGGGCATGGGGGAGATGGAGATGACCATGCCGCCCAACAGCCTGCCGATGCGCGGAGGGCCGGGCCCCTTCTCGTACATCGACATGGGCGGCATGTTCACCATTCTAAAGGTGCGCGACAACCCGGACCGCGCGGACCCTCACGGCTGGTACGTCCACCCGGCGGGCACCGTCGCGGGCCCAGCCAACCCGCAACAAATGACCGCGGATGGCATCGATCTCTCCGATGGAAAGCCCGAGCGATAA
- a CDS encoding pirin family protein, producing MASPLLDTLPLGFPWVTVDPFLFCVHHDDAYPAGNEHLGPAASLAGRQMGQDFEGKDGWRMYHGETVPGFPQHPHRGFETVTLARRGLIDHSDSLGASARFGEGDAQWLTAGAGVVHSEMFPLLNQDKPNPVELFQIWLNLPAADKLAPPHFSMLWNQDIPRCAFTDEAGRGTEVTVVAGQLAGRRAPPPPPRSWASRPDSDVAIWTIRMEAGAVWTLPAAANPRAHRTLYFFRGESLRVADQLVRSHLALAVRSDMPVRLEAGGACEVLMLQGRPIGEPVVQHGPFVMNSRAEIQQAFMDYQRTGFGGWPWRTDDPVHGRDQGRFARHADGRDEPTAR from the coding sequence ATGGCAAGCCCTCTGCTCGATACCCTTCCCCTGGGGTTTCCCTGGGTGACGGTCGATCCGTTCCTGTTCTGCGTGCACCACGATGACGCCTACCCCGCGGGCAACGAGCACCTGGGGCCCGCGGCGTCCCTGGCGGGCCGGCAGATGGGCCAGGACTTCGAGGGAAAAGACGGCTGGCGCATGTATCATGGCGAAACCGTTCCAGGTTTTCCCCAGCACCCCCACCGTGGTTTCGAGACAGTCACGCTCGCGCGGCGCGGCCTGATTGACCACTCCGACTCCCTGGGGGCCTCGGCCCGCTTCGGGGAGGGCGACGCCCAGTGGCTCACCGCGGGTGCGGGCGTCGTGCACTCGGAGATGTTTCCCCTGCTGAATCAGGACAAGCCCAATCCGGTGGAGTTGTTTCAGATCTGGCTCAACCTCCCGGCGGCCGACAAGCTCGCCCCGCCGCATTTCTCGATGCTGTGGAACCAGGACATCCCGCGCTGCGCTTTCACCGATGAGGCGGGGCGGGGCACCGAGGTGACGGTTGTCGCGGGGCAATTGGCGGGACGGCGGGCCCCCCCGCCGCCGCCCCGCTCATGGGCCTCGCGTCCGGACTCCGACGTGGCGATCTGGACGATTCGCATGGAGGCGGGCGCCGTCTGGACGCTGCCTGCCGCGGCGAACCCGCGGGCTCACCGCACGCTCTATTTCTTCCGAGGGGAGTCGCTGCGGGTCGCGGATCAGCTCGTGCGCTCCCACCTGGCCCTGGCCGTGCGCAGCGACATGCCGGTGCGGCTCGAGGCGGGGGGCGCCTGCGAGGTGTTGATGCTGCAAGGGCGCCCCATCGGCGAGCCGGTGGTGCAGCATGGCCCCTTCGTGATGAACAGCCGCGCGGAGATCCAACAGGCGTTCATGGACTACCAGCGCACGGGCTTCGGCGGGTGGCCATGGCGCACGGACGACCCGGTGCACGGGCGCGACCAGGGGCGCTTCGCCCGCCACGCGGACGGCCGGGACGAGCCGACGGCGCGCTGA
- a CDS encoding heavy metal translocating P-type ATPase gives MSRALDAQPFELLIQGMTCASCARRVEKALHGVTGMRQATVNLATQRATGLYDARQTTQAELAEAVVHAGYAVPAPAAGEPPSGAAALAPPPEEDAQRVLQRSLLVSAALTLPLLAVAMSHGVIAGTESLWGRWLQFALATPVVFGPGRRFFRLAWTALQHRTADMNTLVALGAGAAWSYSTAALVAPGLFPHAEHGAAPHLYFEAAAAILCFVLLGKLLETRARRRLMDAVHGLMALQPRRARRLRGEVEEDVPIDQLVPGDTVLVRPGERIPTDGDVVRGTSAVDESMLTGESLPIDKAAGAPVFGGTLNQSGSLTFRVLKTGKGTALSRIIEAVEQAQSARAPIARLADRVSGLFVPAVLGIATLTFLVWLGLDGSSAGFATAVERFVAVLVIACPCALGLATPAAVAVGTGRGAELGILIKGGAALEAASHVDTVLLDKTGTVTEGKPSLTELISCSHLGTSALLSWAASAERESEHPIARAIVEGARERGVPLLPAEGFRSEAGSGVEACVQGHTVRVGTPAWLGRAGIDAQPLEEEAGRLAAKGHTPVWVALDGALVGLVAVADRPTKAARPVVDALGAMGIETLLVTGDRAGTAHAVARALGIRTVFAEVKPEDKARIVREQRARGRTVAMVGDGINDAPALAEAHTGIALGTGADIAVAAAELTLLSDGIAALPTALQLARATLKTIRQNLFWAFIYNVMGIPLAAGLLYPWTGWLLSPIVASAAMSLSSVSVLTNSLRLRRFRPAVAEPIHLEETTP, from the coding sequence ATGTCCCGGGCCCTGGACGCCCAGCCATTCGAACTTTTGATCCAAGGCATGACCTGCGCCTCGTGTGCCCGGCGCGTGGAGAAGGCCCTCCACGGCGTTACGGGGATGCGACAGGCAACGGTCAACCTCGCGACCCAGCGCGCCACCGGGCTCTACGATGCCCGCCAGACCACGCAGGCCGAGCTCGCCGAGGCCGTGGTCCACGCCGGCTATGCCGTCCCCGCCCCCGCGGCAGGCGAGCCTCCCAGCGGTGCGGCCGCCCTCGCCCCACCCCCTGAGGAGGATGCGCAACGCGTCCTCCAACGGAGCCTGCTCGTGTCCGCGGCGCTCACGCTCCCCCTGCTGGCCGTGGCCATGTCGCATGGCGTCATCGCCGGGACGGAAAGCCTCTGGGGCCGCTGGCTCCAGTTTGCCCTGGCCACCCCCGTCGTCTTCGGACCAGGCCGCCGCTTCTTCCGCCTCGCCTGGACCGCGCTCCAGCACCGGACCGCCGACATGAATACCCTCGTGGCGCTCGGAGCGGGCGCCGCCTGGAGCTACTCGACGGCCGCGCTCGTGGCACCCGGGCTCTTTCCCCACGCCGAGCATGGAGCGGCGCCCCACCTCTACTTCGAGGCGGCCGCCGCCATCCTCTGCTTCGTGTTGCTCGGCAAGCTGCTCGAAACGCGTGCCCGCAGACGGCTCATGGATGCCGTGCACGGGCTGATGGCCCTCCAGCCCAGGCGGGCCAGGCGCCTCCGGGGGGAGGTGGAGGAAGACGTCCCCATCGACCAGCTCGTTCCGGGAGACACCGTGCTCGTCCGTCCAGGAGAGCGCATCCCCACGGATGGCGACGTGGTGCGGGGCACCTCGGCCGTGGACGAGTCCATGCTCACCGGCGAGAGCCTGCCCATCGACAAGGCGGCGGGGGCTCCCGTCTTCGGAGGCACCCTGAATCAGAGCGGCTCGCTGACCTTCCGGGTCCTCAAAACGGGCAAGGGCACCGCGCTGTCCCGCATCATCGAGGCCGTTGAACAGGCGCAAAGCGCACGGGCCCCCATCGCCCGGCTCGCGGACAGGGTGAGTGGTCTCTTCGTCCCCGCCGTGCTTGGCATCGCCACGCTCACCTTCCTCGTCTGGCTCGGGCTGGACGGGAGCAGCGCGGGGTTCGCCACGGCGGTGGAGCGGTTCGTGGCGGTCCTCGTCATCGCCTGCCCGTGCGCCTTGGGGCTGGCCACCCCCGCGGCCGTGGCCGTGGGGACGGGGCGCGGCGCGGAGCTCGGCATCCTCATCAAGGGCGGGGCCGCGCTCGAAGCGGCCAGCCACGTCGATACCGTCCTGCTGGACAAGACCGGGACCGTCACCGAGGGCAAGCCCTCGCTCACGGAGCTCATCAGCTGCTCGCACCTGGGCACCTCCGCCCTCCTCTCCTGGGCCGCCAGCGCGGAGCGCGAGAGCGAACACCCCATCGCCCGTGCCATCGTCGAGGGGGCCCGCGAGCGCGGCGTGCCGCTCCTGCCCGCCGAGGGCTTCCGCTCGGAAGCGGGCTCCGGCGTCGAAGCGTGCGTGCAAGGCCACACGGTGCGCGTGGGGACTCCGGCCTGGTTGGGCCGGGCCGGCATCGACGCCCAACCCCTCGAAGAGGAAGCCGGGCGTCTCGCGGCGAAAGGCCACACCCCTGTCTGGGTCGCCCTCGATGGGGCCCTCGTGGGGCTCGTGGCGGTCGCGGACCGCCCCACGAAGGCGGCCCGCCCGGTGGTGGACGCCCTCGGCGCGATGGGCATCGAGACCCTCCTCGTCACGGGCGACCGGGCCGGCACGGCGCACGCGGTGGCGCGGGCGCTGGGCATCCGCACGGTGTTCGCGGAGGTGAAGCCCGAGGACAAGGCCCGCATCGTCCGGGAGCAGCGCGCCCGGGGCCGGACGGTGGCCATGGTGGGCGATGGCATCAACGATGCGCCCGCGCTCGCGGAGGCCCACACCGGCATCGCCCTCGGAACGGGCGCGGACATCGCCGTGGCCGCGGCCGAGCTCACCCTCCTGTCGGACGGCATCGCCGCCCTGCCCACGGCGCTCCAGTTGGCGCGCGCCACCCTGAAGACCATCCGCCAGAACCTCTTCTGGGCGTTCATCTACAATGTGATGGGGATTCCGCTGGCCGCCGGCCTTCTCTATCCTTGGACGGGATGGCTGCTCTCGCCCATCGTCGCGAGCGCGGCCATGTCACTGTCGAGCGTGTCCGTCCTCACCAACTCCCTGCGCCTGAGGCGCTTCCGCCCCGCCGTTGCAGAGCCCATTCACCTCGAGGAAACAACCCCATGA
- a CDS encoding SRPBCC family protein, producing the protein METNWYRFIEHWDIPGFTPDEVWQVVIDATKLPEWWRGVYQEVEVLSPEEISAEGGWLRARARGLLPYQLRFMLEPVVLDPNGIIEVRAYGDFKGVWRATFSATEDGTRIDIEWEVTVNKPIIRFTGWLLKPLFAWNHRWTMPRGEAGLLAYLTAQRAAMESGELRASLS; encoded by the coding sequence ATGGAAACCAACTGGTACCGTTTCATCGAGCACTGGGACATTCCTGGGTTCACGCCAGACGAAGTGTGGCAAGTCGTCATTGACGCAACGAAGCTCCCGGAGTGGTGGCGCGGCGTCTACCAAGAGGTGGAAGTGCTCTCTCCCGAGGAGATCTCCGCGGAGGGGGGTTGGCTTCGAGCCCGTGCCCGGGGGTTGCTGCCCTACCAGCTGCGCTTCATGCTGGAGCCCGTCGTGCTCGACCCGAATGGCATCATCGAGGTCCGTGCGTACGGCGACTTCAAGGGCGTCTGGCGCGCCACCTTCTCCGCCACCGAGGACGGGACGCGGATCGACATCGAGTGGGAGGTCACGGTCAACAAGCCGATCATCCGCTTCACGGGATGGTTGCTCAAGCCGCTGTTTGCCTGGAACCACCGCTGGACCATGCCGCGAGGAGAAGCCGGGCTCCTGGCCTATCTGACCGCACAGCGCGCCGCGATGGAGTCGGGTGAGCTTCGTGCGAGTCTCTCATAG
- a CDS encoding alpha/beta fold hydrolase: MRFNVAVTLVLALLLSSTGALAGSKRSTYILVHGAFHGGWAWQALAEELRQDKATVYTPTLTGLGERAHLARPDVSLETHVQDIVSLILFEDLRDVILVGHSYAGMVITGVAAALPDRIDRLVYFDAAIPEPGQSFFATVGFPDAFPADMWLLPSFSPQDFGVTRPSDVAFVGARLRPQPLATFQEPIAFDWKTLSKIPKAYIHCKGEWFQRDIFLGFRAKAVARGWKLEDLHASHDAMVTDTKKAYKALQDVVD, from the coding sequence ATGCGTTTCAACGTGGCGGTCACCCTGGTCCTGGCACTCCTGCTCTCATCGACGGGGGCGTTGGCGGGCTCGAAGCGGTCCACCTACATCCTCGTCCATGGCGCCTTCCACGGGGGGTGGGCCTGGCAAGCACTCGCCGAGGAGCTGCGCCAGGACAAGGCCACCGTCTACACGCCGACGCTGACGGGGTTGGGCGAGCGCGCGCACCTGGCGCGGCCCGACGTCAGCCTCGAGACGCATGTGCAGGACATCGTCTCGCTCATCCTGTTCGAGGACCTGCGCGACGTCATCTTGGTGGGCCACAGCTACGCGGGCATGGTCATCACCGGCGTGGCCGCCGCCCTGCCGGACCGGATTGACCGGCTGGTGTACTTCGATGCGGCCATCCCGGAGCCGGGCCAGTCCTTCTTCGCCACGGTGGGGTTCCCCGACGCGTTCCCCGCGGACATGTGGCTGCTGCCCTCCTTCTCGCCTCAGGACTTCGGGGTGACGCGCCCCTCGGACGTGGCCTTCGTCGGGGCGCGCCTGCGGCCCCAGCCGCTGGCGACCTTCCAGGAGCCCATCGCGTTCGACTGGAAGACGCTCTCGAAGATCCCCAAGGCGTACATCCACTGCAAGGGCGAGTGGTTCCAGCGGGACATCTTCCTCGGCTTCCGCGCGAAGGCGGTGGCCCGGGGCTGGAAGCTCGAGGACCTCCATGCCAGCCACGACGCCATGGTGACGGACACCAAGAAGGCCTACAAGGCCCTCCAGGACGTGGTGGACTGA